Below is a window of Brachyspira hampsonii DNA.
TAATGAAGGTTCTAATGTTTTATTTTTTACTAGAGAATATGAAACTATTGATTATTTACTTAAAAATGGTACAGATATAAATAAAAAAAATAAATATGGAAGAACTCCTTTAATAAAGCATTCATTAGCTTATGAAACTCAAGATCTTGTAAAGTTTTTACTTGAAAAAGGTGCTGATATTAATGCTCAGGATAATGAAGGCATAACAACATTGATGTTTGCTGTTAAAACTGATAAAGTAAAAATAATAGATATATGTTTATCTCAAAAAGCAGACCTTAATATCAAGGACAATGAAGGAAAAACAGCTTTATTTTATACAATATCATCTTTCGGTATTTTAGAAAATGTTAAGGCAATGACAGAAAATATGTTTGGAGATTATGCAAAAAATTATATGAATCAAAAGAAAATGAAAGAGACAGATGCTGCTATAAGACTTATAAAATTATTTGCAGATAATGGTGCCGATATTAATGCACAAGATAATAGAGGAAATACTTTATTAATGTATGCTATAGCACTTCGCAATGAGCCTCTTATAAATGAAATATTAAAATTAAATCCAGACATAAACATAAAAAATAAAGAAGGTAAAACAGCTAATGATATAGCGAGTGTATACGGTTATAAAATAGTGAATTGAATGTTTTATAAATTTGTAATATTTATGTTTTACTTTATATATAAAGTAAATAAAAAACTTTTGAGTATAGTAAAAAATAAGTTTTTTATATATAATAAAAAATGTAGGTAAGACACCATTATGGGTGGCATAACAACAAGCAAGTGATCCGAGCACAGACATGCTTATTCACTGCTTTAAGGCGGCTGCACCTGCTTCGCAATGTGGACTTCGTCGCGAGCATAGCAACAGAATAAAAAATTACGAGCCTCTAGCAACTGACAAAGGAAGTTGCTAGAGCTTATTAGCGAGTAATTTTTTATATATTAACAGGAGTTATTCAATGAAAAAAATTATTTTATTTCTTTTAAGCATTAATTTCTTATGGGCATTTCCGCCTAGTGAAGCGTATTTTTCTGAACTTTTAAGCGATGATGGTAAAGTAATAAAAAATACACTTAAAGTAAAAAAAATTGACGGCGGCAATTATTCTGCTTATTTTGATGGTGAAATTACATTAACAGGAGTTCTTGAAAGAGCTGATAATTCTGATATTGATACTATTTATAGTGCTTTAAGATTTTATCCTGATAATAATATTGATTTGCCTTTTTTATTTAGTATATATTCAGATAATATGGAGGATTATAAAGAATTTGAAAGATTGGAATTCGGTGTTTTATTAGAAAATATTAAAGTAAAATTACCAGAACCTTTAAATAAAAGATTTTTAGGTGCTGCTGCTGTAAGGGCGGAGGTAACAATAAGAAACTATTCTTTTTATGGAGAAGGTGAAGCAGGAAGAGAGGCTTATGGCGATCTTGTAAATATTAAATTACTTGATGATGTACAAATAGAATATTTTTCTAAAGATAATTCTGCTGACGTTTATTATTATGCTGGAAATTCTTATTATATTAAACTTGAATATAATTCTAAAGATGATTATGTGAATATAAGAGATAAAGCAAATGGAAAAGTAATAGGAAAGATTTTGAAAAACGATATGATTAATAATGGAGGGATTTTATTAGCTATTGATGATTATTATGGAAGTGGAGAGAAAGATTGGTGTGAAGTATATTATATGCCTCCAAATGCTAAAGACGGAAAAGATGCAATTTACGGCTTTGTGCATAGTTCACAGATAAAATAAT
It encodes the following:
- a CDS encoding ankyrin repeat domain-containing protein; the encoded protein is MVNDVYSISQDEMSFLHACRYGQVYRIKELIDKVNINVQDEEEGYTPLMNAIRSRKIEAVKIILDHKADVTKIKNNRGRNAFFWAATLDELEMLKLFEKYNPDFNTVDNEGSNVLFFTREYETIDYLLKNGTDINKKNKYGRTPLIKHSLAYETQDLVKFLLEKGADINAQDNEGITTLMFAVKTDKVKIIDICLSQKADLNIKDNEGKTALFYTISSFGILENVKAMTENMFGDYAKNYMNQKKMKETDAAIRLIKLFADNGADINAQDNRGNTLLMYAIALRNEPLINEILKLNPDINIKNKEGKTANDIASVYGYKIVN